Proteins encoded by one window of Salmonirosea aquatica:
- a CDS encoding tetratricopeptide repeat protein: MKYTITVFIFTTLNLNLSAQSDCKEFKELLMLKKCCISIFEKDSNDYNCNVLLGNHYLSEAINYPLALNYSNRAINSKPDSISAYILRFEILLELKENENAFKDMKFIKKNINRRESLGFGINSKFGHLSFELGLFEDAYDDYYIANKSFIDTKTGNNIFPGYLLHMARAKQELGQNEEALKFFNQSILVDNTGESLGNRAKFYIDNNQLDLAENDFESAIKKGSLTLPIMLNYAFLSKNQGQNSKYEQILKKCIELFPEEYKPIEALGFLYFEMENISGAKSIFKFGINKFPNASSLYFGYGITCFNNNEKTEGCLNIKKAMNLGDSNAFDMYKKYCN; this comes from the coding sequence ATGAAATATACAATAACAGTGTTTATTTTTACAACACTTAACCTAAATTTAAGTGCACAATCAGATTGCAAAGAATTTAAAGAATTATTAATGTTAAAAAAATGTTGTATTTCAATTTTTGAAAAAGATTCAAATGATTATAATTGCAATGTATTGTTAGGAAATCATTATTTATCAGAAGCGATCAACTATCCTCTGGCCCTTAACTATTCTAACAGAGCAATAAACTCGAAACCTGATAGCATATCTGCATATATTCTGAGATTTGAGATTTTGTTAGAATTAAAAGAAAATGAAAACGCTTTCAAGGATATGAAGTTTATTAAAAAGAATATTAATAGAAGAGAAAGCTTAGGGTTTGGGATCAACTCGAAGTTTGGGCATCTAAGTTTTGAGTTGGGTTTATTCGAAGATGCTTATGATGATTATTATATTGCAAATAAATCATTTATAGATACAAAAACGGGAAATAATATTTTTCCCGGATATCTTCTACACATGGCTCGTGCAAAACAGGAACTGGGCCAAAACGAAGAAGCACTCAAATTCTTTAATCAATCAATATTAGTGGATAATACAGGCGAGTCTTTGGGTAATCGAGCTAAGTTTTATATAGATAATAATCAACTTGATTTAGCAGAAAATGATTTTGAAAGTGCAATTAAAAAAGGTAGTTTAACACTTCCTATAATGCTTAATTATGCGTTTCTATCTAAAAACCAGGGACAAAATTCAAAATATGAGCAAATATTGAAAAAATGCATTGAGCTTTTTCCAGAAGAATATAAACCCATAGAAGCCCTTGGTTTTTTATATTTTGAAATGGAAAATATTTCCGGTGCAAAATCAATTTTTAAGTTTGGAATAAATAAATTCCCAAATGCTTCAAGTTTATATTTTGGTTATGGAATTACTTGTTTTAATAATAATGAGAAAACCGAAGGTTGTTTAAACATTAAAAAAGCTATGAATTTAGGTGATTCAAATGCTTTCGATATGTATAAAAAATATTGTAATTAG
- a CDS encoding PKD domain-containing protein, giving the protein MKNISLLSCCILLMYLTACDSSPVSQFKYKTQEQGIIVFKNESTNAESFRWEFGDSTYSEESNPAHQFAENGKYEVRLSASNGIDTSTSLLAIEVKNVVIKVPEPDFSYSIGDSGTVTFKDSSENAKTYQWEFGDGTYDRTPNPIHTYDKNGKYNVTLTASNGEKSKSIIATIEVSSIPLTTYVFYTTNTYVGQIEVYVDDVFIGNIKGSVESLPNPDDYRSVTYKGEPGRHKLSARAGGGRHEWPETYVNFVSGATKYHSFN; this is encoded by the coding sequence ATGAAAAACATTTCTCTCTTATCATGCTGTATATTATTGATGTACTTGACCGCTTGTGATTCTAGCCCAGTTTCACAGTTCAAGTATAAAACCCAAGAACAGGGTATTATCGTCTTCAAAAACGAATCGACAAATGCGGAGAGCTTTCGCTGGGAGTTCGGAGACAGTACATATAGCGAGGAAAGCAATCCCGCCCATCAGTTTGCTGAGAATGGGAAGTATGAGGTAAGGCTCAGTGCTTCAAACGGAATAGATACATCGACAAGCCTGCTGGCGATAGAAGTCAAAAATGTGGTTATCAAGGTACCTGAGCCTGATTTTAGCTATTCGATTGGCGACTCAGGCACTGTAACCTTTAAGGATAGCTCAGAAAACGCAAAAACGTATCAGTGGGAATTTGGGGATGGTACATACGACCGGACTCCGAACCCAATCCATACCTATGATAAAAACGGAAAATACAACGTCACACTTACCGCCTCGAATGGTGAAAAGAGCAAGAGTATTATTGCCACGATCGAAGTTAGTTCTATTCCTCTGACCACCTATGTCTTCTATACCACCAATACTTACGTAGGTCAAATCGAGGTTTACGTTGACGATGTTTTCATTGGCAACATAAAGGGCAGCGTTGAGTCATTGCCTAATCCTGACGATTATCGGTCTGTCACCTACAAAGGAGAACCCGGAAGGCATAAGCTATCGGCAAGAGCGGGTGGAGGAAGGCACGAGTGGCCTGAGACCTATGTCAATTTTGTAAGTGGGGCCACTAAGTACCACAGTTTTAATTGA